From the genome of Mustela lutreola isolate mMusLut2 chromosome 16, mMusLut2.pri, whole genome shotgun sequence, one region includes:
- the COQ8B gene encoding atypical kinase COQ8B, mitochondrial — translation MWLEVGGLLRGTCGQLGRTVGLPCGALGPGPHWWGPCGGSRPQMFHKDGLSRGLGEEDIRRIREARIRKTPRPQLSDRSRERKVPASRVSRLANFGGLAVGLGLGALAEVAKKSLLGGRLPSESSSRPGSSPFLSEANAERIVQTLCTVRGAALKVGQMLSIQDNSFISPQLQRIFERVRQSADFMPRWQMLKVLEEELGKDWQAKVASLEEVPFAAASIGQVHQGTLRDGTEVAVKIQYPGVAQSIQSDVQNLLAVLKMSVALPEGLFAEQSLRALQQELAWECDYRREAACAQSFRQLLADDPFFRVPAVINELCTTRVLGMELAGGVPLDQCQSLSQDIRNQICFQLLRLCLRELFEFRFMQTDPNWANFLYDASSHQVTLLDFGASREFGTEFTDHYIEVVMAAANGDRDRVLQKSRDLRFLTGFETKAFSEAHVEAVMILGEPFATPGPYDFGAGDTARRVQGLIPVLLRHRLRPPPEETYALHRKLAGAFLACARLRAHIACRDLFQDTYHRYWASRQA, via the exons atgtggctggaggtggggggcttACTGCGGGGGACCTGTGGACAGCTGGGACGGACTGTCGGTTTGCCTTGtggggccctggggcctgggcccCACTGGTGG GGGCCATGTGGGGGTTCTCGGCCCCAAATGTTTCATAAGGATGGGCTTAGCAGAGGCCTGGGTGAGGAGGACATTCGCAGGATACGGGAGGCCCGGATCAGGAAGACACCCCGGCCCCAG CTGAGCGACCGCTCTCGAGAACGCAAGGTGCCTGCTTCCCGCGTCAGCCGCTTGGCCAACTTTGGGG GACTGGCTGTGGGCTTGGGACTAGGAGCACTGGCAGAGGTGGCCAAGAAGTCTCTGCTGGGAGGACGTCTACCATCAG AGAGCAGCTCCCGGCCAGGCTCCAGCCCTTTCCTGTCAGAGGCCAATGCCGAGCGGATTGTGCAGACCTTGTGTACAGTGCGGGGGGCCGCCCTCAAGGTCGGCCAAATGCTCAGCATCCAGG ATAACAGCTTCATCAGTCCTCAGCTGCAACGCATCTTCGAGCGCGTCCGCCAGAGCGCCGACTTCATGCCCCGCTGGCAGATGCTG AAAGTTCTCGAAGAGGAGCTTGGCAAGGACTGGCAGGCCAAGGTAGCCTCTTTAGAGGAGGTGCCCTTTGCTGCAGCTTCGATTGGGCAGGTGCACCAGGGCACACTGAGGGATGGGACGGAGGTGGCCGTGAAGATCCAg TACCCAGGCGTGGCCCAGAGCATCCAGAGTGATGTCCAGAACCTGCTGGCGGTGCTCAAGATGAGTGTGGCCCTGCCCGAGG GCCTGTTCGCTGAGCAGAGTCTGCGGGCCTTGCAGCAGGAACTGGCTTGGGAGTGTGACTACCGTCGTGAAGCGGCTTGTGCCCAGAGCTTCAG GCAGTTGTTGGCAGATGATCCCTTCTTCCGGGTACCAGCTGTGATTAACGAGCTATGCACAACAcgggtgctgggcatggagctggcCGGAGGGGTGCCCCTGGACCAGTGCCAGAGCTTGAGCCAGGACATCCGGAACCAG ATCTGCTTCCAGCTCCTGAGGCTGTGTCTGCGGGAGCTGTTCGAGTTCCGATTCATGCAGACAGACCCCAACTGGGCCAACTTCCTCTATGATGCCTCCAGCCACCAG GTGACCCTGTTGGACTTCGGTGCAAGCCGGGAATTTGGGACGGAATTCACAGACCATTACATCGAG GTGGTGATGGCAGCAGCCAATGGAGACAGAGACCGGGTCCTGCAGAAATCCCGGGATCTCAGATTCCTCACAGGCTTTGAAACCAAG GCATTCTCGGAGGCCCACGTGGAGGCAGTGATGATCCTGGGGGAACCCTTCGCCACCCCTGGCCCCTATGACTTTGGGGCTGGTGACACTGCCCGCCGAGTGCAGGGCCTCATCCCCGTGCTGCTGCGACACCGGCTGCGCCCACCGCCCGAGGAGACCTACGCCCTGCACCGCAAGCTGGCAGGGGCTTTCCTGGCCTGCGCCCGCCTCCGCGCCCACATCGCCTGCCGGGATCTCTTCCAGGACACCTACCACCGCTACTGGGCCAGTCGCCAGGCGTAG